One Hyphomicrobium sp. CS1GBMeth3 DNA window includes the following coding sequences:
- a CDS encoding carbonic anhydrase produces the protein MSSFPEKLSDRFRRFKHRHFVPNADHYEDLATHGQDPQVMIISCCDSRVDPETIFTAMPGELFVFRNVANLVPPFETGGKFHGVSAAIEFAVLNLRIKHLIIMGHSGCGGVKAALDQSAAIQTEAQFISKWMSILDEARLTVLASSQMAAQAQKQKMLEMEGIKTSIKNLRTFPFVKQEEDKGRLSLHGAYFEIATGTLSVLNHSRGEFFPL, from the coding sequence ATGTCGAGCTTCCCCGAGAAACTGTCCGACCGCTTCCGCCGCTTCAAGCATCGTCATTTCGTTCCCAACGCCGATCATTACGAGGATCTGGCCACCCACGGCCAGGATCCGCAGGTGATGATCATCTCCTGCTGCGACAGTCGCGTCGATCCGGAAACGATCTTCACGGCCATGCCGGGCGAGCTGTTCGTTTTCCGCAATGTGGCAAACTTGGTGCCGCCGTTCGAGACGGGTGGCAAGTTCCACGGCGTCAGCGCCGCAATCGAGTTCGCGGTCCTCAATCTGCGCATCAAGCACTTGATCATCATGGGCCACTCAGGTTGCGGTGGCGTCAAAGCGGCGCTGGACCAGAGTGCCGCGATCCAGACGGAAGCTCAGTTCATCTCGAAATGGATGTCGATCCTCGACGAGGCGCGCCTGACCGTGCTGGCGTCCAGTCAGATGGCCGCCCAGGCCCAGAAGCAAAAAATGCTGGAGATGGAAGGCATTAAGACGTCGATCAAGAATCTGCGCACGTTCCCGTTCGTGAAGCAGGAGGAGGACAAGGGCCGCCTGTCGCTGCACGGCGCCTATTTCGAGATCGCGACGGGCACGTTGAGCGTGCTGAACCACTCGCGCGGAGAGTTCTTCCCGCTCTGA
- the ccmA gene encoding heme ABC exporter ATP-binding protein CcmA, producing MHLHADNLSVERGTRTVIAGLSFTAKAGEALLIVGPNGAGKTTLIRTLAGFITPTAGRITLKDDNDTRDTDETDVAARCHYVGHLTGVKANLTATENLIFWATYLGQLGNRDAIRNRVDDALSHFGLSSLADYPAGLLSAGQKRRLGLARLSVAARPIWLLDEPTVSLDTASTELLARLIQAHLANGGLVIAATHLPLGIEQAAYLRLGTNGSTNALSGEGAP from the coding sequence TTGCATCTTCATGCGGACAATTTGTCGGTCGAGCGCGGAACGCGCACGGTCATTGCGGGACTTTCGTTTACGGCGAAAGCCGGCGAGGCGCTACTGATCGTTGGTCCTAACGGCGCAGGAAAGACAACGCTTATTCGCACACTGGCGGGGTTCATCACGCCCACAGCGGGAAGGATAACGCTTAAAGACGACAACGACACTCGGGATACAGACGAGACCGACGTTGCCGCACGCTGCCACTACGTGGGGCACCTGACAGGCGTGAAGGCTAATCTCACTGCGACCGAGAACCTCATCTTCTGGGCAACCTATCTCGGCCAGCTTGGCAACCGTGACGCGATCCGCAACCGCGTCGACGACGCGCTTTCGCACTTCGGTCTTTCGTCGCTTGCCGACTATCCCGCCGGGCTGCTGTCGGCGGGTCAGAAGCGGCGGCTGGGTCTTGCGCGCCTCTCAGTCGCCGCTCGTCCGATCTGGCTTCTCGACGAGCCGACGGTGTCGCTGGATACGGCCTCGACCGAGCTCCTCGCGCGCCTCATCCAGGCGCATCTCGCGAATGGCGGACTGGTGATCGCAGCGACACATCTCCCGCTCGGCATCGAGCAAGCGGCCTATCTGCGGCTAGGGACAAACGGGAGCACCAACGCGCTGTCGGGCGAGGGGGCGCCATGA
- the ccmD gene encoding heme exporter protein CcmD has translation MDLGPHAAFIWASYGAFVVIVGLLIGWTLFDGRRQANALADADRRGLRRRSAQSSGDRDKA, from the coding sequence ATGGATCTCGGACCGCACGCGGCGTTCATCTGGGCGTCCTATGGCGCCTTCGTCGTGATCGTCGGCCTGCTCATCGGCTGGACGCTCTTCGACGGCAGGCGGCAGGCCAACGCGCTTGCCGACGCGGATCGGCGCGGGCTCAGGCGCCGCTCGGCCCAATCCTCAGGCGATCGGGACAAGGCATGA
- the ccmB gene encoding heme exporter protein CcmB, whose product MNLFLALLKRDLTLAVREGAALGTALGFFLVVVAMLPLGLGPDLKLLSRIAPGILWIALLLAALLSLPRLFEADHEDGSLEVMTTSPLPLELAVAAKALAHWISTGIPLALVAPVLGLMLNLDLGLTPALVATMLAGTPAISFLGSVGAALTLKARRGGLLLALLVLPLYVPTLIFGISAIGFAGLGQEGFAASFLILAAISVASVALAPVAAAAALRLQMS is encoded by the coding sequence ATGAACCTCTTTCTCGCCCTCTTGAAACGCGACCTCACATTGGCCGTACGCGAGGGCGCGGCGCTCGGCACGGCGCTCGGCTTCTTCCTCGTTGTTGTCGCGATGCTGCCGCTCGGGCTTGGGCCGGACCTCAAGCTTCTGTCGCGCATCGCGCCTGGGATTCTGTGGATCGCGCTTCTGTTGGCGGCGCTACTGTCGCTGCCGCGCCTTTTCGAAGCCGATCACGAGGATGGCTCGCTCGAGGTCATGACAACGTCACCCTTGCCGCTCGAGCTGGCGGTGGCTGCCAAAGCGCTCGCGCACTGGATCTCGACCGGCATCCCGCTGGCGCTCGTGGCCCCGGTGCTCGGACTGATGCTGAACCTGGATCTCGGGCTGACGCCGGCGCTTGTCGCGACCATGCTGGCTGGCACGCCGGCGATCAGCTTTCTCGGCAGCGTCGGCGCCGCGCTAACGCTGAAAGCCCGCCGCGGCGGTCTCCTCCTCGCGCTGCTCGTGCTGCCGCTCTATGTGCCGACCCTGATCTTCGGCATCTCCGCCATCGGATTTGCCGGTCTCGGCCAAGAGGGGTTCGCTGCCTCCTTTTTGATCCTTGCGGCGATATCTGTGGCATCAGTGGCGCTGGCCCCGGTTGCGGCGGCGGCGGCGCTCAGGCTTCAGATGTCTTAG
- the htpX gene encoding zinc metalloprotease HtpX codes for MNYTKTAMLLAALTAIFVAMGAAIGGQTGMVIAFVVALAMNLFSLWNSDKMVLKMFGAQEVDERTAPEYYGLVRDLARRAELPMPRVFIMDNPQPNAFATGRSPSRAAVAATTGLLEALPREELAGVIAHELAHIKNRDTLTMTVAATIGGAISMLAQYLQFGALFGGHNNERGGIGMIGAILAMLVAPFAAMLVQMAISRSREYQADHMGALICGNPRWLSASLLRIERAVKRIPNEEAEEIPAAAHMFIINPLTGQGMDNLFSTHPNTANRVAALEALAEEMTRSGIDLSGGAVSSSPSGPEGPWSGPSRSAGPWG; via the coding sequence ATGAACTACACCAAGACCGCAATGCTGCTTGCGGCCCTGACCGCGATTTTCGTGGCGATGGGCGCCGCGATTGGCGGCCAGACGGGCATGGTGATCGCCTTTGTCGTAGCGCTTGCCATGAACCTCTTCAGCCTCTGGAACTCCGACAAGATGGTGCTGAAGATGTTCGGCGCCCAGGAGGTGGATGAGCGCACCGCGCCCGAATATTATGGCCTCGTGCGCGATCTTGCGCGCCGCGCAGAGCTACCGATGCCGCGCGTCTTCATTATGGACAATCCGCAGCCGAACGCGTTTGCAACCGGCCGCAGCCCCTCGCGCGCGGCCGTTGCTGCAACGACGGGCCTGCTCGAGGCGCTGCCGCGCGAGGAGCTCGCGGGCGTCATCGCGCACGAGCTTGCGCACATCAAGAACCGCGACACGCTGACCATGACGGTCGCCGCAACCATCGGCGGCGCCATCTCGATGCTGGCGCAGTATCTGCAGTTCGGCGCGCTGTTCGGCGGCCACAACAATGAGCGCGGCGGCATCGGCATGATCGGCGCCATCCTCGCCATGCTGGTGGCGCCCTTCGCCGCCATGCTCGTGCAGATGGCCATCAGCCGCTCGCGCGAGTATCAGGCGGACCACATGGGGGCCCTGATCTGCGGCAACCCGCGTTGGCTCTCCGCGTCGCTGCTGCGCATCGAGCGCGCCGTGAAGCGCATCCCGAACGAGGAGGCTGAGGAGATCCCCGCAGCGGCGCACATGTTCATTATCAACCCGCTGACCGGGCAGGGCATGGACAACCTGTTCTCGACCCACCCGAACACAGCGAACCGCGTCGCGGCTCTCGAGGCGTTGGCCGAGGAGATGACGCGCAGCGGCATCGACCTGAGCGGTGGCGCGGTATCGAGCAGTCCGAGTGGACCGGAGGGTCCGTGGTCGGGCCCGTCGCGGAGCGCTGGCCCCTGGGGCTGA
- a CDS encoding DUF1223 domain-containing protein: MVSAAIACILIAPALAPAQEPEQSANGRLTGPPHAVIEMYTSQGCSDCPAADALLKQYIDQKNIVGLTLPVDYWDYLGWKDTLAGARNAERQRQYAERFGIGTVYTPQAVVNGAVEVVGSSESEIDRAIRASETALASSRVPVHFWHYGNSIIIEAGSAPNDSEPKEATIWLAVVQKSAQVVVKSGENAGKTLTYYNVVRELTPVGVWNGRPTTIRLARAAIMRPETEDLVVLIQEANTGPIIGAARLGD, encoded by the coding sequence ATGGTGAGCGCCGCCATCGCTTGCATCCTGATTGCGCCCGCGCTCGCACCGGCCCAGGAGCCGGAGCAGTCAGCCAATGGGCGACTGACCGGGCCGCCGCACGCCGTGATCGAGATGTACACGAGCCAAGGCTGCTCCGATTGCCCGGCGGCGGATGCGCTGCTGAAGCAGTACATCGACCAGAAGAACATCGTCGGCCTGACGCTCCCGGTCGATTACTGGGACTATCTCGGCTGGAAGGATACGCTGGCCGGCGCGCGCAACGCGGAGCGCCAGCGCCAATATGCCGAGCGCTTTGGCATCGGCACCGTCTACACGCCCCAGGCCGTGGTCAACGGCGCCGTTGAGGTCGTAGGCTCAAGCGAATCCGAAATCGACCGCGCCATCCGCGCGAGCGAAACTGCCCTCGCCAGCAGCCGTGTGCCCGTGCACTTCTGGCACTACGGCAACAGCATCATCATCGAGGCCGGCTCCGCGCCCAACGACTCCGAGCCCAAGGAAGCGACCATCTGGCTCGCCGTGGTACAGAAGTCGGCACAGGTGGTGGTGAAGTCCGGCGAGAACGCCGGCAAGACGCTGACCTACTACAACGTCGTTCGCGAGCTGACGCCGGTCGGCGTCTGGAATGGCCGCCCGACAACCATCCGGCTCGCGCGGGCTGCCATCATGCGGCCGGAGACCGAGGATCTCGTCGTGCTGATCCAGGAGGCGAACACCGGCCCCATCATCGGTGCCGCCCGCCTCGGCGACTGA
- the hisS gene encoding histidine--tRNA ligase, whose amino-acid sequence MAKTDKKSAPQRPNARLPKGMRDIGPAELRQTQAMLEKIRAVYERYGFEPLETPAFEYTDALGKFLPDQDRPNAGVFSFQDEDEDWLSLRYDLTAPLARYVAQNFQDLAKPFRRYATGPVWRNEKPGPGRFRQFTQFDADTVGAESIAADAEMCMLAADALEALGIPRGQYVIKVNNRKVLDGVLSSIGIDPTSAADSAKRMTVLRAVDKLDRLGPGGVAELLGKGRKDESGDFTKGAGLDSSSIEKVLAFVESGTKGDAALDAVAPLVTGIEIGAQGLDELREIGALVTAAGYGPDRIKIDPSVVRGLEYYTGPVFEAELLIEAKDEKGNPVRFGSVGGGGRYDDLVARFTGQKVPATGFSVGVSRLQAALNLIGRAPKPAPGPVVVTVMDRDRIPDYQKLVQTLREADIRAELYLGNPKKFGRQLEYADKRGAPIAVIQGTNEREAGEVILKDLIEGAKAAAAITDNKEWKEARPAQVSVKEADLVVEVRKILARHTD is encoded by the coding sequence ATGGCCAAGACCGACAAAAAAAGCGCCCCACAGCGTCCGAACGCCCGCCTGCCGAAGGGCATGCGCGACATCGGACCGGCGGAGCTGCGCCAGACGCAGGCCATGCTCGAAAAGATTCGCGCCGTTTACGAGCGCTACGGGTTCGAGCCGCTGGAGACCCCGGCGTTCGAATACACGGACGCGCTCGGGAAGTTCCTGCCGGACCAGGACCGGCCGAACGCGGGCGTGTTCTCGTTCCAGGACGAGGATGAGGATTGGCTTTCGCTGCGCTACGACCTCACGGCGCCACTGGCGCGTTATGTGGCGCAGAACTTCCAGGATCTGGCGAAGCCGTTCCGGCGCTATGCGACGGGGCCCGTTTGGCGCAACGAGAAGCCGGGGCCGGGCCGCTTCCGCCAGTTCACCCAATTCGACGCCGATACGGTCGGCGCCGAGAGCATCGCGGCGGATGCCGAGATGTGCATGCTGGCGGCGGACGCACTCGAAGCGCTTGGCATTCCGCGTGGGCAGTACGTGATCAAGGTGAATAATCGGAAGGTGCTCGACGGCGTGCTGTCGTCCATCGGCATCGATCCGACGAGTGCTGCCGACAGCGCGAAACGTATGACGGTCCTGCGCGCGGTCGACAAGCTCGACCGCCTCGGCCCTGGAGGGGTTGCAGAGCTGCTTGGCAAGGGCCGCAAGGACGAGAGCGGCGACTTCACCAAAGGCGCAGGGCTCGATTCCTCTTCAATCGAGAAGGTGCTGGCTTTCGTCGAGTCAGGTACGAAAGGCGATGCCGCGCTGGATGCCGTCGCTCCGCTGGTCACTGGCATCGAGATTGGAGCGCAGGGCTTGGACGAGTTGCGTGAGATCGGAGCACTCGTAACGGCGGCCGGTTACGGGCCTGACCGTATCAAGATCGATCCGTCTGTCGTGCGCGGGTTGGAGTATTACACTGGCCCGGTTTTCGAGGCGGAGCTGCTCATCGAAGCGAAGGACGAGAAGGGCAATCCGGTGCGCTTCGGCTCCGTCGGCGGCGGCGGGCGCTACGATGACCTCGTGGCGCGTTTCACGGGCCAGAAGGTGCCGGCAACGGGCTTCTCGGTCGGCGTCTCGCGCCTGCAAGCCGCACTCAATCTTATCGGGCGCGCGCCGAAGCCGGCACCCGGTCCCGTCGTCGTGACGGTCATGGATCGCGACCGCATCCCCGATTATCAGAAGCTCGTGCAGACGCTGCGCGAAGCGGACATCCGCGCCGAACTCTATCTCGGCAATCCGAAGAAGTTCGGCCGTCAGCTCGAATATGCCGACAAGCGCGGTGCGCCCATAGCGGTGATTCAAGGTACGAATGAGCGCGAGGCGGGCGAGGTGATCCTCAAGGATCTGATCGAGGGCGCCAAGGCGGCCGCCGCGATCACCGACAACAAGGAATGGAAAGAGGCGCGGCCGGCGCAGGTCTCCGTCAAGGAGGCCGATCTCGTCGTGGAAGTGCGCAAGATCCTCGCGCGCCATACGGACTGA
- a CDS encoding DsbE family thiol:disulfide interchange protein, giving the protein MTEGPRSESPEAQAAPGRRRRGWVLAPLIIFGIIAALFAFALTSGDPSKLPSALIGRPAPKTEFPPLEGLLESGQPVAGFSAADLAKGEVSIVNFWASWCVPCIEEHPLLIALRERTGVAIYGVNYKDQAEAGRRFLGRYGNPFTAVGTDRNGRNAIEWGVYGMPETFVINGRGEIAYKHVGPISKQSLETQLVPAIAAAQAAAQK; this is encoded by the coding sequence ATGACGGAAGGGCCTCGTTCCGAAAGTCCAGAAGCGCAAGCAGCCCCGGGGCGTCGGCGCCGCGGCTGGGTGCTCGCCCCACTCATCATCTTCGGAATCATTGCGGCGCTGTTCGCGTTCGCGTTGACCTCGGGCGATCCTTCGAAGCTGCCGTCCGCACTGATCGGCCGGCCGGCGCCCAAGACGGAGTTTCCGCCGCTCGAAGGGCTGCTCGAGAGCGGGCAGCCGGTGGCCGGTTTCTCGGCGGCCGACCTCGCGAAAGGCGAGGTCTCGATCGTGAACTTCTGGGCGTCGTGGTGTGTGCCGTGCATCGAGGAGCACCCGCTGCTCATCGCGCTTCGCGAGCGCACCGGGGTGGCGATCTACGGTGTGAACTACAAGGACCAGGCCGAGGCGGGGCGGCGCTTTCTCGGGCGCTACGGCAATCCGTTCACCGCCGTCGGCACCGACCGCAACGGGCGCAACGCAATCGAATGGGGCGTCTACGGCATGCCAGAGACGTTCGTGATCAACGGGCGGGGCGAGATCGCCTACAAGCACGTCGGGCCGATCTCAAAGCAGAGCCTCGAGACGCAGCTCGTGCCTGCGATCGCGGCCGCACAGGCTGCTGCGCAGAAATAA
- the ccmC gene encoding heme ABC transporter permease CcmC, with protein sequence MQTLTQRLANPTRFMELSRAILPWVAGAAALLIAYAMYLVFFVAPPDYQQGETVKIMYIHVPSAWLAMMGYAIVAMSSFGLLVFRHPLADVSAKAAAPIGAAFTLAALITGSLWGKPMWGTYWVWDARLTSVLLLFFLYLGLIALRSSLEDESLAGKLTAVLALVGVAILPVIKFSVDWWNTLHQPSTGFTSSVDPSMRTPLLISALGFTLLFIALHLKAMQNEILRRRVKTLRLAEIERGERAFSAQAE encoded by the coding sequence ATGCAAACTCTGACCCAGCGCCTTGCCAATCCGACCCGTTTCATGGAGCTCTCGCGTGCCATCCTCCCCTGGGTGGCGGGCGCGGCCGCTTTGCTGATCGCGTACGCGATGTACCTCGTGTTCTTCGTGGCGCCGCCCGACTACCAGCAGGGCGAGACGGTCAAGATCATGTACATCCACGTGCCGTCGGCGTGGCTCGCCATGATGGGCTACGCGATCGTCGCCATGTCGAGTTTTGGCCTGCTCGTGTTCCGGCATCCGCTGGCCGATGTGTCCGCTAAAGCGGCGGCGCCGATCGGGGCTGCTTTCACGCTCGCCGCGCTTATCACCGGCTCGCTGTGGGGCAAGCCGATGTGGGGCACCTACTGGGTGTGGGACGCGCGGCTCACATCCGTGCTGCTATTGTTCTTTCTCTACCTCGGGCTGATCGCGCTTCGCTCCTCGCTCGAGGATGAATCGCTGGCGGGTAAACTGACGGCGGTGCTGGCGCTGGTGGGCGTCGCCATTTTGCCGGTGATCAAGTTCTCGGTCGACTGGTGGAACACGCTGCACCAGCCGTCCACCGGCTTCACATCGAGCGTCGATCCGTCGATGCGCACGCCGCTGCTCATTTCGGCGCTCGGCTTCACGCTCTTGTTCATCGCGCTGCATCTCAAGGCTATGCAGAACGAGATCCTGAGGCGGCGGGTTAAGACGCTGCGACTCGCCGAGATCGAGCGCGGCGAGCGGGCATTCTCGGCGCAGGCGGAGTAG
- a CDS encoding extensin family protein, producing the protein MQRQARRKPRRILSKLFLALVLLVAVVGGYWFGLIPQRWSPLSPISLDERPPFLVDPRLSVLRFDPALCHAILKEPHIDASPIPDRATGANCGWTNAVKFTHVGGAQIGVEPLTCEMAVALTLWVEHEVQPLAREMYGQEVVRLGDMGTYDCRNIVGNPMWKGVRSEHASANAIDISGFTFANGHSISLKRDWKRQGKDAEFLRAVHRRSCRYFRVSLGPDFNAAHHDHFHFDRGLMWSCR; encoded by the coding sequence ATGCAAAGGCAAGCGCGGCGAAAGCCACGGCGCATTCTTTCGAAGCTGTTTCTCGCGCTCGTGCTGCTCGTTGCCGTGGTCGGCGGCTACTGGTTCGGCCTCATTCCGCAGCGCTGGAGCCCGCTCAGTCCGATCTCGCTCGACGAGCGACCGCCGTTCCTCGTCGATCCGAGACTTTCGGTGCTGCGGTTCGATCCGGCGCTCTGCCACGCAATCCTCAAAGAGCCCCACATCGATGCGAGCCCGATTCCGGACCGTGCGACGGGCGCCAATTGCGGTTGGACAAATGCGGTCAAGTTCACCCATGTCGGGGGGGCGCAGATCGGCGTCGAGCCGTTGACGTGCGAGATGGCGGTGGCGCTCACGCTGTGGGTCGAGCACGAGGTGCAGCCGCTCGCCCGCGAGATGTACGGCCAGGAGGTCGTCCGCCTCGGCGATATGGGTACTTACGACTGCCGCAACATCGTCGGAAACCCGATGTGGAAGGGAGTGCGCAGCGAGCACGCCTCCGCCAACGCCATCGACATTTCAGGATTCACGTTCGCGAACGGACACAGCATCTCGCTCAAGCGCGACTGGAAGCGACAAGGCAAGGATGCCGAGTTCCTGCGCGCGGTGCACAGGCGCTCGTGCCGCTATTTCCGCGTGTCGCTCGGACCCGATTTCAACGCCGCACACCACGATCATTTCCACTTCGACCGCGGCCTCATGTGGTCGTGCCGTTAG
- a CDS encoding DUF1674 domain-containing protein, with translation MTPPDEKNPSVSESAPAARKPLSPAAQRALQEAAERRAAAETQRADRPTEINGPAGPEPTRYGDWEKGGIASDF, from the coding sequence ATGACGCCGCCCGACGAAAAGAACCCCTCAGTATCCGAGTCAGCGCCGGCGGCCCGAAAGCCGTTGTCGCCCGCAGCCCAGCGCGCGCTTCAGGAGGCGGCCGAGCGCCGGGCCGCAGCCGAGACGCAGCGCGCCGATCGCCCAACGGAGATCAACGGCCCGGCAGGTCCCGAGCCGACACGCTACGGCGACTGGGAGAAGGGCGGCATCGCCAGCGATTTCTAA
- the acnA gene encoding aconitate hydratase AcnA, with protein MSASTTVSSVPPSIDSFKCRKTLTVGDKTYVYYSLPEAEKNGLKGISRLPYAMKVLLENLLRHEDGRSVTKADIEAVSDWLENKGKAEKEIGFRPARVLMQDFTGVPAVVDLAAMRDGMLTLGGDAKKINPLVPVDLVIDHSVIVDAFGSPEAFGRNVELEYQRNGERYVFLKWGQDAFANFRVVPPGTGICHQVNLEYLAQTVWTANGTDGETLAYPDTLVGTDSHTTMVNGLAVLGWGVGGIEAEAAMLGQPQSMLIPEVIGFRLTGALKEGVTATDLVLTVTQMLRKKGVVNKFVEFYGPGLDHLTLADRATIANMAPEYGATCGFFPVDGETLNYLTISGRDPARIALVEEYSKAQGLFRTKDVGDPVFTDTLELDLSTVVSSVAGPKRPEGRIALPDVKSGFLTALDTEYKKPGEADKRVSVEGRDFDLGHGDVVIAAITSCTNTSNPSVLIAAGLLARNAIARGLTAKPWVKTSLAPGSQVVAAYLDKSGLQQDLDKVGFNLVGFGCTTCIGNSGPLPAEISKSINDNNLVAAAVLSGNRNFEGRVSPDVQANYLASPPLVVAYALAGTVKHDLSTEPLGTGSDGKPVYLKDIWPSNQEVQTFIAENISRDLFKSKYADVFHGDEHWRSIKAGSGLTYSWDGKSTYVQNPPYFTGITKKARPITDIEGARILALFGDKITTDHISPAGSIKAASPAGKYLLDEGVEPADFNQYGTRRGNHEVMMRGTFANIRIKNHMVTDAAGNVIEGGYTIHQPSGERLAIYDAAQRYAEEEVPLVVFAGVEYGNGSSRDWAAKGTNLLGVRAVVAQSFERIHRSNLVGMGIVPFVFEAGTSWQSLGLDGSEKVTIRGLANVRPRQVIEAEVTRGDGTTLAVPLICRIDTLDEIEYFKNGGILPYVLRNLAA; from the coding sequence GTGAGCGCTTCCACGACCGTCTCGTCTGTGCCGCCCTCAATCGACAGCTTCAAGTGCCGCAAGACGCTCACGGTCGGTGACAAGACTTACGTCTACTACTCGCTGCCCGAGGCTGAGAAGAACGGCCTCAAGGGCATCTCGAGGCTTCCCTACGCGATGAAGGTGCTGCTTGAGAACCTGCTGCGCCACGAGGACGGTCGCTCGGTAACCAAAGCCGACATCGAAGCCGTGTCGGACTGGCTGGAGAACAAGGGCAAGGCGGAGAAGGAGATCGGCTTCCGCCCAGCACGCGTCCTGATGCAGGACTTCACCGGCGTTCCGGCCGTGGTCGATCTTGCCGCCATGCGCGACGGCATGCTGACGCTCGGCGGAGATGCTAAGAAGATTAATCCGCTAGTGCCCGTCGATCTCGTGATCGACCATTCGGTGATCGTCGATGCGTTCGGCAGCCCGGAGGCGTTCGGCCGCAACGTCGAGCTAGAGTATCAGCGCAACGGCGAACGCTACGTGTTCCTGAAGTGGGGCCAGGACGCCTTCGCCAACTTCCGCGTCGTGCCGCCCGGCACCGGTATCTGCCATCAGGTCAATCTCGAATATCTCGCGCAGACGGTTTGGACGGCGAACGGCACCGACGGCGAGACGTTGGCTTATCCCGATACGCTCGTCGGCACCGACAGCCACACCACGATGGTGAACGGGCTCGCCGTGCTGGGTTGGGGCGTCGGCGGCATCGAGGCCGAGGCAGCCATGCTGGGCCAGCCGCAGTCGATGCTGATTCCCGAAGTGATCGGCTTCCGCCTCACCGGCGCGCTCAAGGAAGGTGTTACCGCCACCGATCTCGTGCTCACCGTCACGCAGATGCTGCGCAAGAAGGGCGTGGTCAACAAGTTCGTCGAGTTCTACGGCCCCGGCCTCGATCACCTGACGCTGGCCGACCGCGCCACCATCGCCAACATGGCGCCGGAGTATGGCGCCACCTGCGGCTTCTTCCCTGTCGACGGCGAGACGCTGAACTACCTCACCATATCGGGCCGCGATCCCGCGCGCATCGCCCTGGTCGAGGAGTATTCCAAGGCACAGGGACTGTTCCGCACCAAGGATGTGGGCGATCCCGTCTTCACCGATACGCTCGAGCTCGATCTCTCGACCGTCGTCTCGTCCGTCGCCGGGCCGAAGCGTCCGGAAGGGCGCATCGCTCTGCCCGACGTCAAGTCGGGCTTCCTGACCGCGCTCGACACCGAGTACAAGAAGCCGGGTGAGGCCGATAAGCGCGTTTCCGTCGAAGGCCGCGATTTCGATCTCGGCCACGGCGATGTCGTGATCGCCGCCATCACGAGCTGCACGAACACGTCGAATCCGTCCGTCCTCATTGCGGCGGGACTGTTGGCACGCAACGCCATCGCCCGCGGCCTCACGGCTAAGCCGTGGGTCAAAACCTCTCTGGCGCCCGGAAGCCAGGTCGTCGCCGCCTATCTCGACAAGTCGGGCCTGCAGCAGGATCTCGACAAGGTCGGCTTCAACCTCGTCGGCTTCGGCTGTACCACCTGCATCGGAAACTCGGGTCCGCTTCCGGCGGAGATCTCGAAGTCGATCAACGACAACAACCTCGTCGCGGCCGCCGTCCTGTCGGGCAACCGCAACTTCGAGGGCCGCGTCAGCCCCGACGTGCAGGCCAATTACCTCGCGTCGCCGCCGCTCGTCGTCGCCTACGCGCTCGCCGGCACGGTGAAGCACGACCTCTCGACGGAGCCGCTCGGCACCGGTTCGGACGGCAAGCCGGTCTACCTCAAGGACATCTGGCCCTCGAACCAGGAGGTGCAGACGTTCATCGCTGAGAACATCTCGCGCGACCTCTTCAAGTCGAAATACGCCGACGTCTTTCACGGCGACGAGCACTGGCGCTCGATAAAGGCAGGCTCGGGCCTTACCTACAGCTGGGACGGCAAGTCCACGTACGTGCAGAATCCGCCGTATTTCACGGGCATCACGAAGAAAGCCCGACCGATCACCGACATCGAAGGCGCACGCATCCTGGCGCTGTTCGGCGACAAGATCACCACCGACCACATCTCGCCGGCCGGCTCGATTAAGGCTGCCTCGCCCGCCGGCAAATACTTGCTCGATGAGGGCGTCGAGCCTGCAGACTTCAACCAGTACGGCACGCGGCGCGGCAATCACGAGGTGATGATGCGCGGCACGTTCGCCAACATCCGCATCAAGAACCACATGGTAACGGACGCGGCCGGCAACGTCATCGAGGGCGGCTATACGATCCACCAGCCCTCAGGCGAGCGTCTCGCCATCTACGACGCGGCGCAGCGTTACGCCGAGGAGGAAGTGCCGCTGGTCGTCTTCGCCGGTGTCGAATACGGCAACGGCTCGTCCCGCGACTGGGCTGCGAAGGGCACCAACCTGCTCGGCGTCAGGGCGGTGGTCGCGCAGTCCTTCGAGCGTATCCATCGCTCGAACCTCGTCGGCATGGGCATCGTGCCGTTCGTGTTCGAGGCCGGCACGAGCTGGCAGTCGTTGGGACTCGACGGCAGCGAGAAAGTGACCATCCGCGGTCTCGCCAACGTCCGCCCGCGCCAAGTCATCGAGGCCGAGGTCACGCGCGGTGACGGCACCACGCTGGCCGTACCGCTCATCTGCCGGATCGATACGCTCGACGAGATCGAGTACTTCAAGAACGGCGGCATCCTGCCCTACGTGCTGCGCAACCTCGCGGCGTAA